The proteins below are encoded in one region of Planctopirus limnophila DSM 3776:
- a CDS encoding glycine C-acetyltransferase: MSTRFLEHISGQLDQIRSAGTYKSERVITTPQNSSIQVAGGKPVLNFCANNYLGLAQHPAVQAAAAKALEEWGYGLASVRFICGTQGLHKQLESALSKFLGMEDTILYSSCFDANGGLFETLLGAEDAIISDALNHASIIDGIRLCKAQRFRYANNNMTELEERLKEASGARFRLIATDGVFSMDGYIANLPAICELADKYDAMIMVDDSHAVGFTGPNGRGTHEYHNVMDRIDIMTGTLGKALGGASGGYTSGRQPIIDLLRQRSRPYLFSNTLAPPIAAASLKALELLSESTHLRDQLEANTVWFRNALQSAGLKVLPGTHPICPVMLGDAALAAQFADRMLAEGVYVIGFSYPVVPQGQARIRTQISAAHSQHDLETAAAAFTKVWKELAV, translated from the coding sequence ATGTCCACACGATTTCTCGAACATATCTCCGGGCAACTGGATCAGATTCGCAGTGCCGGAACTTATAAGTCTGAGCGAGTCATCACGACTCCGCAGAATTCGAGCATTCAAGTTGCAGGGGGAAAGCCCGTCCTGAACTTCTGCGCGAATAACTATCTGGGATTGGCACAACATCCCGCAGTTCAGGCGGCGGCTGCCAAGGCTCTGGAAGAATGGGGCTACGGGCTTGCCTCAGTAAGATTTATCTGTGGTACTCAAGGACTACATAAACAACTTGAAAGTGCTCTCAGCAAGTTTCTCGGCATGGAGGATACCATTCTCTACTCCTCCTGCTTCGATGCGAATGGCGGGCTGTTCGAAACATTGCTGGGGGCGGAAGATGCTATCATCTCTGATGCACTCAACCATGCGAGCATCATCGATGGCATCCGCTTATGTAAAGCTCAACGGTTTCGCTATGCCAACAACAATATGACCGAGCTGGAAGAACGACTTAAAGAAGCCTCCGGGGCTCGTTTTCGCCTCATCGCGACAGATGGCGTTTTCTCCATGGATGGTTACATCGCCAATCTTCCCGCAATCTGCGAACTGGCGGATAAGTACGATGCGATGATTATGGTCGATGATTCTCATGCTGTTGGTTTCACTGGCCCCAACGGGCGCGGAACGCACGAATACCACAACGTCATGGATCGCATTGACATTATGACCGGTACGCTTGGTAAAGCCCTGGGAGGTGCCAGTGGAGGCTATACCAGTGGACGCCAGCCGATCATTGATCTCTTGAGACAACGTTCAAGACCATACCTCTTTTCGAACACTCTCGCACCTCCCATTGCTGCGGCTTCGCTCAAGGCATTAGAGCTTCTGAGTGAATCGACTCATTTGCGTGATCAATTGGAGGCCAATACGGTCTGGTTTCGGAATGCACTGCAAAGTGCGGGGCTGAAGGTGCTTCCGGGGACGCACCCCATCTGCCCCGTCATGCTGGGTGATGCTGCCCTGGCGGCTCAATTTGCAGATCGCATGCTAGCCGAAGGAGTTTATGTCATCGGCTTCTCCTACCCGGTCGTTCCTCAAGGACAAGCCCGCATTCGTACACAGATTTCAGCGGCTCACTCGCAACACGATCTGGAAACAGCAGCGGCAGCATTTACTAAAGTCTGGAAAGAGCTGGCTGTCTAA